A genomic region of Leptotrichia hofstadii contains the following coding sequences:
- a CDS encoding class I SAM-dependent methyltransferase produces MSHYFSEKQEVKSDRKIIKYEIENKNFEFVTDNGVFSKTKVDFGTDVMLKVFLRENMNKKNQKFEVLDIGCGYGVVSVIIKSFFQNVKTVSTDVNERALELTTENLLKNEVVKDENDDFEVRKSFVFDNISEKFDVILSNPPIRAGKQTIFQIYEQSFEHLNKNGEFYCVIQTKHGAKSTQRKLEEVFGNCETLEINAGYRIFRSVKN; encoded by the coding sequence ATGAGCCATTATTTTTCAGAAAAGCAGGAAGTAAAGTCGGATAGAAAAATAATAAAATATGAAATAGAAAATAAAAATTTTGAATTTGTGACAGATAACGGAGTATTTTCAAAGACAAAGGTGGATTTTGGGACAGATGTTATGTTAAAAGTTTTTTTGAGAGAAAATATGAACAAAAAAAATCAAAAATTTGAAGTGCTGGATATTGGCTGTGGATACGGGGTTGTGTCAGTTATTATAAAATCATTCTTTCAAAATGTAAAAACTGTTTCAACAGATGTGAATGAGCGGGCATTGGAGCTTACAACAGAAAATCTTTTAAAAAATGAAGTTGTAAAGGATGAAAATGATGATTTTGAAGTGAGAAAGTCTTTTGTGTTTGATAATATTTCTGAAAAGTTTGATGTGATTTTGTCTAATCCACCAATTAGGGCTGGAAAGCAAACAATTTTTCAAATTTATGAACAAAGTTTCGAGCATTTAAATAAAAATGGAGAATTTTATTGTGTAATTCAGACAAAGCACGGAGCGAAAAGTACACAGAGAAAGCTGGAAGAAGTTTTTGGAAATTGTGAAACACTGGAAATTAATGCGGGGTATAGAATTTTTAGAAGTGTTAAGAACTAA
- the proB gene encoding glutamate 5-kinase — MRNSNTREEILDNMQRIVVKVGTSTLTTEDGHLDIEKIKKIVLELSNLQDKGYDVILVTSGAVGAGMGLLNISEKPKTLAEKQMLSAVGQVSLMQIYQTLFKEHNKIIGQLLLTKEEFSNRKRYLNMRNVCNAFLKRKIIPIINENDAIVSNALKIKVGDNDTMSALVSGLIDADLLIILSDIDGLYNKNPRKYEDANLIHMVGDINEDIKQMAGAEGSKFGTGGMITKIIAAEMVTKIGTSLVIASGDDPKNITRIVEKENIGTLFVKKNKKISLRKYWLAYGPNKEGSLTIDNGAKAALKNGNSLLPVGIKSIEGNFDKGAVIEIEDLEGKVIATGISNYSSEEINLIKGVKSENIEEILGYKYDDAVIHIDNVVIRK, encoded by the coding sequence ATGAGAAATAGTAATACAAGAGAAGAAATTTTAGACAATATGCAGAGGATAGTTGTGAAAGTTGGAACTTCTACACTTACAACAGAGGATGGCCATCTAGATATTGAAAAGATAAAGAAAATTGTGCTGGAACTGAGTAATTTACAGGATAAAGGATATGATGTAATACTTGTAACTTCTGGCGCAGTTGGAGCTGGAATGGGACTTCTTAATATAAGTGAAAAGCCTAAAACTTTAGCGGAAAAGCAGATGCTGTCAGCAGTTGGGCAAGTTTCACTTATGCAAATTTATCAAACTCTTTTTAAAGAGCATAACAAGATAATTGGACAATTGTTGTTGACAAAAGAGGAATTTTCCAATAGAAAAAGATACTTGAATATGAGAAATGTCTGCAATGCTTTTTTGAAAAGAAAAATTATACCAATTATAAATGAAAATGATGCAATTGTGTCTAATGCATTAAAAATAAAAGTTGGGGACAATGATACAATGTCAGCGCTTGTTTCTGGATTGATTGATGCTGACTTACTTATAATTTTATCGGATATTGATGGACTTTATAATAAAAATCCTAGAAAATATGAGGATGCGAACTTAATCCATATGGTTGGGGATATTAATGAAGATATAAAGCAGATGGCAGGTGCAGAAGGCTCAAAATTTGGAACTGGTGGAATGATAACAAAAATTATCGCTGCGGAAATGGTAACAAAAATTGGGACAAGCCTTGTAATTGCCAGTGGAGATGATCCAAAAAATATAACTAGAATAGTTGAAAAAGAAAATATAGGAACACTTTTTGTGAAAAAAAATAAAAAAATCAGCTTGAGAAAATACTGGCTTGCATACGGGCCTAATAAGGAAGGTTCGTTAACAATTGACAATGGTGCAAAAGCAGCATTAAAAAATGGAAATAGCCTATTGCCTGTGGGAATAAAATCTATTGAAGGAAATTTTGATAAAGGGGCAGTTATCGAAATAGAAGATTTGGAAGGAAAAGTTATCGCAACTGGAATTTCAAATTATTCATCAGAGGAAATAAATCTTATAAAAGGCGTAAAAAGTGAAAATATAGAGGAAATATTGGGCTACAAATATGATGACGCTGTGATTCATATTGATAATGTGGTTATTAGAAAATAA
- the rpmJ gene encoding 50S ribosomal protein L36, translating to MKVKASVKPICDKCKIVKRHGKVRVICENPKHKQIQG from the coding sequence GTGAAAGTAAAAGCTTCAGTAAAACCTATTTGTGACAAATGTAAAATTGTTAAACGTCACGGAAAAGTAAGAGTAATATGCGAAAACCCTAAACACAAACAAATACAAGGATAA
- the kdsB gene encoding 3-deoxy-manno-octulosonate cytidylyltransferase yields the protein MKILGVIPARYASSRFEGKPLKDICGHTMIEWVYKRAKNADIDEIVVATDDERIFEAVEKFGGNVVMTAENHQNGTSRIIEVINKSEYKNYDFIINIQGDEPLIDIESINILANNYRNEKSEIVTLKQEMKFQNEIENPNHVKVITDFNDNAIYFSRSVIPYERDKNNSQNIKYFKHVGIYGYTAKFLNELKNLKEGVLEKIESLEQLRFIENGYKIKVLETKSQVIGVDTQEDLKEVVKFITENGITLK from the coding sequence ATGAAAATATTGGGAGTGATACCAGCAAGATATGCGTCCAGCAGGTTTGAGGGGAAACCACTCAAGGATATTTGCGGGCATACTATGATTGAATGGGTTTACAAAAGAGCAAAAAATGCGGATATTGACGAGATTGTTGTGGCTACAGATGATGAGAGAATTTTTGAGGCTGTAGAAAAGTTTGGAGGAAATGTGGTTATGACAGCTGAAAATCATCAGAATGGAACTTCCAGAATAATAGAAGTTATAAACAAAAGTGAGTATAAAAATTATGATTTTATTATAAATATTCAGGGAGATGAGCCGTTAATTGACATTGAGTCAATAAATATTTTAGCAAATAATTACAGAAATGAAAAATCAGAAATTGTTACATTAAAGCAGGAAATGAAATTTCAAAATGAAATTGAAAATCCAAATCATGTAAAAGTTATTACAGACTTTAATGATAACGCCATTTATTTTAGCCGTTCAGTAATTCCTTATGAGCGTGATAAGAATAACAGCCAAAATATTAAATATTTTAAACATGTTGGAATTTATGGATATACAGCGAAATTTTTAAATGAACTGAAAAATTTAAAGGAAGGTGTTTTGGAAAAGATAGAATCGCTTGAACAGCTTAGATTTATTGAAAATGGATATAAAATAAAAGTTTTAGAAACTAAGTCGCAGGTAATAGGAGTGGATACACAAGAGGATTTGAAAGAAGTTGTTAAATTTATAACTGAAAATGGAATAACATTAAAATAA
- the rpsK gene encoding 30S ribosomal protein S11: MAKRPATSKKKKLKNIPNGIAYIHSTFNNTVVTITDSEGKVVIWKSGGTSGFKGTKKGTPFAAQIAAEQAAQVAIENGMKQIEIKIKGPGSGREASIRSIQATGLEVTRIVDITPVPHNGARPPKKRRP; the protein is encoded by the coding sequence GTGGCAAAAAGACCAGCAACTTCAAAAAAGAAAAAATTAAAAAATATTCCTAATGGAATCGCATATATACATTCTACTTTCAATAATACTGTTGTTACTATAACAGATTCAGAAGGTAAAGTAGTAATTTGGAAATCAGGAGGAACTTCAGGGTTCAAAGGAACTAAAAAAGGAACTCCGTTCGCAGCTCAAATAGCGGCTGAACAAGCGGCTCAAGTTGCAATCGAAAACGGAATGAAACAAATCGAAATCAAAATAAAAGGACCTGGATCTGGAAGAGAAGCTTCTATAAGATCAATACAGGCTACTGGATTAGAAGTAACAAGAATAGTTGATATAACTCCAGTACCTCATAATGGTGCAAGACCACCTAAAAAGAGAAGACCGTAA
- a CDS encoding heavy-metal-associated domain-containing protein: MIKKLVEIEGLHCENCAKKVEDALYGLPEVENVEVNLSDKNAKVTLNEEVDDLLIADVVNSAGHYKVKDVTEIS; this comes from the coding sequence ATGATTAAAAAACTTGTTGAAATAGAAGGACTGCACTGTGAAAATTGTGCTAAAAAAGTGGAAGACGCTTTATATGGACTGCCAGAAGTGGAAAATGTGGAAGTAAATCTTTCTGATAAAAATGCAAAAGTTACTTTAAATGAAGAAGTTGACGATTTGCTGATAGCGGATGTGGTAAATTCTGCCGGACATTATAAAGTGAAGGATGTTACAGAAATTTCTTAA
- the rpsD gene encoding 30S ribosomal protein S4: MARDRQPVLKRCRNLGLDPIVLGVNKKSNRNIRPNANRKLTEYGTQQREKQKVKFVYGVMEKQFYKLYEEATRKEGVTGELLLQYLERRLDNVIYRLGFGATRRQARQIVSHGHILINGKRVNIASYRVKQGDVITVKEDSKELALIKESVGQKTVPGWLSLEEGALTAKVLENPGRDAVDFEVDEAMIIEFYSR, from the coding sequence ATGGCAAGAGATAGACAGCCTGTGTTAAAAAGATGTAGAAATCTTGGTTTAGATCCTATTGTTTTAGGGGTAAACAAAAAATCAAATAGAAATATTAGACCAAATGCAAATAGAAAATTAACTGAATACGGAACACAACAAAGAGAAAAACAAAAAGTAAAATTTGTTTATGGAGTAATGGAAAAACAATTTTATAAATTATATGAAGAAGCAACAAGAAAAGAAGGAGTAACAGGGGAACTTTTACTTCAATATCTTGAAAGAAGATTAGATAACGTAATTTACAGATTAGGATTTGGTGCTACAAGAAGACAAGCAAGACAAATCGTAAGTCATGGACATATTCTAATTAATGGAAAAAGAGTAAATATTGCATCATATAGAGTAAAACAAGGTGATGTAATTACTGTTAAAGAAGATTCTAAAGAATTAGCTTTAATTAAAGAGTCTGTTGGACAAAAAACAGTTCCAGGATGGTTATCACTTGAAGAAGGAGCTTTGACAGCTAAAGTGTTAGAAAATCCAGGAAGAGATGCAGTTGACTTTGAAGTTGACGAAGCGATGATTATCGAGTTCTACTCTAGATAA
- a CDS encoding DNA-directed RNA polymerase subunit alpha yields the protein MLNIEKIAKNVRLTEEKEDNYTAKYTLEPLYRGYGNTIGNALRRILLSSIPGTAIKGIKIEGVLNEFSTIEGVKEAVTDIILNVKEIVVEADEPGEKKMTLSVKGPAVITAADIHVEPGLRIINPEQVIMTVTTDKQIDIEFLVDSGEGFVVSDEINTDGWPIGYLAVDAIYTPIKRVNYSVEDTMVGRVTNYDKLILEIATDGSIEIKDALSYAVELLTWHLEPFTNIGNSMSKYRDSEDELAEADAENENNIEDMKIEELDFTVRSYNCLKKAGVNTISDLTSMTYNELLKIKNLGKKSLNEIIDKMKELGYDLDDNTSSDE from the coding sequence TTGTTAAATATTGAAAAAATAGCTAAAAATGTAAGATTAACTGAAGAAAAAGAAGATAATTATACAGCAAAGTACACGCTAGAGCCTCTGTATAGAGGATATGGGAATACTATTGGAAATGCACTTAGAAGAATATTGCTGTCATCAATTCCAGGAACTGCAATAAAAGGAATTAAAATTGAAGGTGTGTTAAATGAATTTTCTACAATAGAAGGTGTAAAAGAAGCAGTTACAGATATTATTTTAAATGTGAAGGAAATAGTAGTTGAAGCTGATGAGCCTGGTGAAAAGAAAATGACGCTTTCAGTAAAAGGACCAGCTGTAATTACAGCGGCAGATATTCATGTAGAACCTGGATTAAGAATTATAAATCCTGAGCAGGTTATTATGACTGTTACAACTGATAAACAGATTGACATAGAATTTCTTGTGGATTCTGGAGAAGGATTTGTAGTTTCTGATGAAATTAATACTGATGGATGGCCAATAGGATATTTAGCAGTTGATGCAATTTATACACCTATTAAGAGAGTAAATTATAGTGTTGAAGACACTATGGTTGGACGTGTTACAAACTATGACAAGTTAATTTTGGAAATTGCTACAGATGGAAGTATTGAAATTAAAGACGCTTTATCTTATGCAGTAGAGTTACTAACTTGGCATTTGGAACCATTTACAAATATTGGAAACAGTATGAGTAAATACAGAGATAGTGAGGATGAATTGGCAGAAGCTGATGCTGAAAATGAAAATAATATTGAAGATATGAAAATTGAAGAACTTGACTTTACAGTACGTTCTTATAATTGCTTGAAGAAAGCAGGAGTAAATACAATTTCAGACTTAACTTCAATGACATATAACGAATTATTGAAAATTAAAAATTTAGGAAAAAAATCGTTAAATGAAATTATCGATAAAATGAAAGAACTTGGTTATGATTTAGACGATAATACAAGTAGTGATGAATAA
- the infA gene encoding translation initiation factor IF-1, which produces MAKQDVLELEGEIIEALPNAMFQVRLENGHEVLGHISGKMRMNYIKILPGDKVTVEVSPYDLSRGRIVYRKK; this is translated from the coding sequence ATGGCAAAACAGGATGTTCTTGAGCTGGAAGGTGAAATAATCGAAGCATTACCAAATGCAATGTTTCAAGTAAGGCTTGAAAATGGACACGAAGTTTTAGGACATATCTCAGGGAAAATGAGAATGAACTATATAAAAATTTTGCCAGGAGATAAGGTTACGGTGGAAGTTTCTCCGTATGACTTGTCAAGAGGCAGAATTGTATATAGAAAAAAATAA
- a CDS encoding HsdM family class I SAM-dependent methyltransferase: MIDNLKYITKSLKNKYKISFANKLMLRILFIRYLIDRGVNIGYMGLNNNVTNSQEKFLSIIKDKEEFFKLIKYLKNRFNGNLFEMDELKERSEITKEALSMLHDFLTARQDLKTKQLSLFPFYNFNFIPIELISNIYEILLGKEKKDKDKAYYTPEYLADYIVDRTVKEFLVNENECKILDPSCGSGIFLIKSLQKILEKNSELNGFFQNKNKLNKLIENNIYGIDYNEEAIDVTIFSLYITLFDYQDPKKLEGFKLPLLKNNNIIFGDFFDEKKTKLIENIEFKFILGNPPWGQIKNQEKYKEYCKNRKFVIPNKEICTAFLLKVKDLGTVNTKCSLIIPSKILYKIGDTSINFRKELLTNIQLEQVLEISSVRKQIFKEAIAPAAVFSFLCRQSSTDHKVEYISLKPNKFLRLYNLIMVESNDIKYVKQKLFMENDYLWKILVYGGYWDFELLNDMKINFDTIENIILKKGLIMKKGLQDNDGKADSSHLIGKKILNSKSAVDHFYLDDKEYTIFNKKKINRPRSPEIYKAPYVLFKKGVDSKNYSIKAVYTEKDFLYRDTITCIKGSKEDENILLNLCGLLNSSLFSYFNLMLGSSVGIEREQIFLEEIAKYPYRYSDKLVEIVKKIQQQIKNDGNSDKLRVELNRCVMDMYGLSDNYFIDYALSIQIPILCGVYKEIKCNKKLIEEYAKVFSKIWNRHFENSGVYYTINIYPDIKGKFAALEIKLSLKEKKSDIIVNDINDDIDLLTKFMIYQKNDYFYQKKDIIEFSEDSIIIVKSIEAKNWHSAMAIKDSYKVVNEILIEKEN, encoded by the coding sequence TTGATTGATAATTTAAAATATATTACGAAATCATTGAAAAATAAATATAAAATTTCTTTTGCAAATAAATTAATGTTAAGAATATTATTTATAAGATATTTAATAGATCGAGGTGTTAATATTGGATATATGGGACTTAATAATAATGTAACAAATTCACAAGAAAAATTTTTAAGTATCATAAAAGATAAAGAAGAGTTTTTTAAGTTAATAAAATATTTAAAAAATAGATTTAATGGTAATTTATTTGAAATGGATGAACTAAAAGAAAGAAGTGAGATAACAAAAGAAGCACTTTCTATGTTACATGATTTTTTAACAGCTCGCCAAGATTTAAAAACAAAACAATTGAGTTTGTTTCCTTTTTATAATTTTAATTTTATTCCAATTGAATTAATAAGCAATATTTATGAAATATTGTTGGGAAAAGAAAAAAAAGATAAAGATAAAGCCTATTACACACCAGAATATTTAGCAGATTACATCGTAGATAGAACAGTTAAAGAATTTCTTGTTAATGAAAATGAATGCAAAATATTAGATCCTTCTTGTGGATCAGGAATTTTTTTGATTAAATCTCTTCAAAAAATATTAGAAAAAAATAGTGAATTAAATGGTTTTTTTCAAAATAAAAACAAATTAAATAAATTGATTGAAAATAATATATATGGTATAGATTATAATGAAGAGGCTATAGATGTTACAATTTTTTCACTATACATCACTCTTTTTGATTATCAAGATCCAAAGAAATTAGAAGGTTTTAAATTACCTTTATTAAAAAATAATAATATTATTTTTGGAGATTTTTTTGATGAAAAGAAAACAAAATTAATTGAAAATATAGAGTTTAAATTTATTTTAGGCAATCCTCCTTGGGGACAAATCAAGAATCAAGAGAAGTATAAGGAGTATTGTAAAAATAGAAAATTTGTTATACCAAATAAAGAAATCTGTACAGCATTTTTATTAAAAGTTAAAGATTTAGGAACTGTAAACACAAAATGTAGTTTGATAATCCCTTCAAAAATACTTTATAAAATCGGGGATACTTCGATAAATTTTAGAAAAGAATTGCTAACCAATATTCAATTAGAACAAGTATTAGAAATTTCATCCGTTAGGAAGCAAATTTTTAAAGAAGCAATAGCACCGGCAGCAGTATTTTCTTTTTTATGTAGACAAAGTTCAACAGATCATAAAGTAGAATACATAAGTCTAAAGCCTAATAAATTTTTAAGATTATATAATTTAATTATGGTTGAGTCGAATGATATTAAATATGTAAAACAGAAACTTTTTATGGAAAATGATTATTTATGGAAAATATTAGTTTATGGAGGATATTGGGATTTCGAATTACTTAATGATATGAAAATCAATTTTGATACTATTGAGAATATAATACTAAAAAAAGGACTGATAATGAAAAAAGGACTACAAGATAATGATGGTAAGGCAGATTCTTCGCATTTAATTGGAAAAAAGATTTTAAATTCTAAATCTGCAGTAGATCATTTTTATCTTGATGATAAAGAATATACAATATTTAATAAAAAAAAAATAAACCGACCAAGAAGTCCAGAAATATATAAAGCACCGTATGTTTTATTTAAAAAGGGAGTAGATTCAAAAAATTATTCTATAAAAGCAGTGTATACAGAAAAAGATTTTCTTTATAGAGATACAATAACTTGCATAAAAGGGTCTAAAGAAGATGAAAATATTTTATTAAACCTTTGTGGATTATTAAATTCTTCTTTATTTTCATATTTTAACTTGATGCTGGGTTCTTCTGTAGGTATAGAACGGGAACAAATTTTTTTGGAGGAAATAGCAAAATATCCATATAGATATAGTGATAAACTTGTTGAAATAGTAAAAAAAATACAACAACAAATAAAAAATGATGGAAATTCAGATAAGTTAAGAGTAGAATTAAACCGATGTGTTATGGATATGTATGGATTATCAGACAATTATTTTATTGATTATGCATTATCTATACAAATACCAATACTTTGTGGAGTTTACAAAGAAATTAAATGTAACAAGAAGTTAATAGAAGAATACGCTAAAGTCTTTTCAAAAATTTGGAATAGACACTTTGAAAATAGTGGAGTGTATTATACAATAAATATTTATCCTGATATAAAAGGTAAATTTGCCGCTTTAGAAATAAAATTATCTCTTAAAGAGAAAAAATCCGATATTATTGTCAATGATATTAATGATGACATAGACTTACTTACTAAATTTATGATATATCAAAAAAATGATTATTTTTATCAGAAAAAAGATATTATAGAATTTTCAGAAGACTCTATTATCATTGTAAAATCAATTGAAGCTAAAAATTGGCATTCTGCAATGGCGATAAAAGACAGCTATAAAGTAGTTAATGAAATATTAATTGAAAAGGAGAATTAA
- the rpsM gene encoding 30S ribosomal protein S13: MARIAGVDIPRNKRVEVSLTYIFGIGRSTSNKILGATGIDRDTRVKDLTEEQVAKLRAAVEEYKIEGELRKEIRLNIKRLLDIKSYRGLRHRNGLPVRGQKTKTNARTRKGPVRMAIAKKK; this comes from the coding sequence TTGGCTAGAATAGCAGGAGTAGATATTCCAAGAAATAAAAGAGTAGAAGTTTCTTTGACTTACATTTTTGGAATTGGTAGAAGCACTTCAAACAAAATTTTAGGAGCAACTGGTATCGACAGAGATACAAGAGTAAAAGATTTGACGGAAGAACAAGTAGCAAAATTAAGAGCTGCTGTGGAAGAGTACAAAATTGAAGGTGAGTTAAGAAAAGAAATTAGACTTAACATCAAACGTCTGCTTGACATTAAGAGTTACAGAGGATTAAGACATAGAAATGGATTACCTGTAAGAGGACAAAAAACTAAAACAAATGCAAGAACTAGAAAAGGGCCAGTTAGAATGGCAATTGCTAAGAAAAAATAA
- a CDS encoding alpha-amylase codes for MENGVMIQYFEWNLPNDGKHWQRLKDDAKHLSEIGVSGVWIPPAYKGTSQFDVGYGAYDLWDLGEFDQKGTVRTKYGTKQELIEAIEELHKYNINVYLDAVLNHKGGADETENFLAIEVDPEDRTVEITEPFEIEGWTKFTFPGRNDKYSAFKWNYNLFDGVDFDNKTGKTAIYKIVGENKDWDEGVDSELGNYDYLMNADIDFSHPEVREEVIRWGKWVVNELKIDGFRMDAVKHIKDEFIAEFLTQVRAAYGEEFYSVGEYWRNDLEKLKEYLDNVGYKTDLFDVGLHFNMYDASKKKKDYDLREIFEHTIVATNPMAAVTFVDNHDSQKGSALESQVEDWFIPHSYAIILLSKDGYPCLFYGDYYGMGGEKSPHQWIIDKLLEVRRIHAYGEQINHLDNPNVIAIQRTGRDEWTGCVAVLSNSEEEEEIQIEIGKERAGQIWQEVTGSGYEDIVIDEEGNANFKVESEKISVWIRKS; via the coding sequence ATGGAAAACGGAGTAATGATACAGTACTTTGAGTGGAATTTGCCGAATGATGGGAAACATTGGCAAAGATTAAAGGATGATGCAAAACATCTAAGTGAAATTGGTGTAAGTGGAGTGTGGATTCCGCCAGCATATAAAGGAACTTCACAATTTGATGTGGGATATGGTGCCTATGATTTATGGGACTTAGGTGAATTTGACCAGAAAGGAACTGTCAGAACGAAATACGGGACAAAGCAGGAACTGATTGAAGCGATAGAAGAACTTCATAAATACAATATAAATGTGTATTTGGACGCTGTTTTGAATCATAAGGGCGGAGCTGATGAAACAGAGAATTTTTTGGCGATAGAAGTTGACCCTGAAGACAGAACTGTGGAAATAACCGAGCCTTTTGAAATAGAAGGCTGGACAAAGTTTACTTTTCCTGGAAGAAATGATAAATATTCTGCATTCAAGTGGAATTATAATCTTTTTGATGGTGTGGATTTTGATAACAAAACTGGTAAAACAGCAATTTATAAAATTGTTGGTGAAAATAAGGACTGGGATGAGGGAGTTGACTCTGAACTTGGAAATTATGACTATTTGATGAATGCCGATATTGACTTTTCACATCCTGAAGTGCGTGAAGAAGTAATCCGATGGGGTAAATGGGTTGTAAATGAATTAAAAATTGATGGATTCAGAATGGATGCTGTAAAACATATAAAAGATGAGTTTATAGCTGAATTTTTGACACAAGTAAGAGCAGCTTACGGCGAAGAATTTTATTCTGTTGGAGAATACTGGCGAAATGATTTGGAAAAGTTGAAGGAATATCTGGATAATGTTGGGTATAAGACTGATCTATTCGATGTTGGGCTTCATTTTAATATGTATGATGCATCTAAAAAGAAAAAGGATTATGATTTAAGAGAAATTTTTGAACATACGATAGTGGCAACAAATCCGATGGCAGCGGTAACATTTGTGGATAATCACGATTCTCAAAAAGGAAGTGCTTTAGAATCACAAGTGGAAGACTGGTTTATTCCCCATTCATATGCTATAATATTATTATCAAAAGATGGTTATCCATGCCTATTTTATGGCGATTACTATGGAATGGGAGGAGAAAAAAGTCCACATCAATGGATAATTGACAAACTTCTGGAAGTACGGAGAATACATGCTTATGGAGAACAAATAAATCATCTGGATAATCCAAATGTAATTGCAATTCAAAGAACAGGAAGAGATGAGTGGACGGGCTGCGTAGCCGTACTTTCAAATTCTGAAGAGGAAGAGGAAATACAGATTGAGATTGGAAAAGAGCGAGCTGGCCAAATTTGGCAGGAAGTTACAGGTAGTGGATATGAAGACATTGTAATAGATGAGGAAGGAAATGCTAACTTTAAAGTTGAAAGTGAAAAAATTTCTGTCTGGATACGGAAAAGTTAA
- a CDS encoding glutamate-5-semialdehyde dehydrogenase — MNYIEELGKKAKAASRELLKIGTKTKNDVLFAIADELINKKEEIKAANKIDMENGKKNGMAFSLLDRMELTDSRIEGMAQSLREMAMFPDPIGEVITGWNHKNGMSIVKKRVPLGVIGMIYESRPNVTVDAAGLAIKSSNAIILRGSEDALNSNIYLNNLLNRVADAHGLPKNTVQLVEKPERELVKDLIRADKYIDVIIPRGGKGLKRFIIENATIPMIETGAGICHIFVDETADIKQALPIIENAKVQRPSVCNAIETTLIHENIAKAILPELTEMLLKDGVELRYSKEALEIVGNRKDVKLATEEDFGAEYLDLIMSLKLVKNIDEAIEYINNHGTHHSDSILTKSIENAEKFLNEVDSANVYLNASTRFSDGGEFGFGGEIGISTQKLHARGPMGIRELTTTKYVIRGEGQIRE, encoded by the coding sequence ATGAATTATATAGAAGAACTTGGGAAAAAAGCAAAAGCCGCTTCAAGGGAACTTTTGAAAATTGGAACAAAAACAAAAAATGATGTATTGTTTGCAATTGCAGATGAATTGATAAATAAAAAAGAAGAAATAAAGGCTGCGAACAAAATAGATATGGAAAATGGTAAGAAAAATGGAATGGCATTTTCCTTGCTGGATAGAATGGAGCTTACAGACAGCAGAATTGAAGGAATGGCTCAAAGTTTACGTGAAATGGCTATGTTTCCAGATCCAATTGGAGAAGTCATTACAGGATGGAATCATAAAAATGGAATGAGTATTGTAAAAAAGAGAGTTCCGCTTGGAGTAATCGGAATGATTTATGAATCCCGCCCAAACGTTACAGTAGATGCGGCAGGACTTGCAATAAAATCTTCAAATGCGATAATTTTACGTGGGTCAGAAGATGCCCTAAATTCAAATATTTATTTGAATAATTTATTAAATAGAGTTGCAGATGCTCACGGATTGCCAAAAAATACAGTTCAGCTTGTAGAAAAGCCAGAAAGGGAACTTGTGAAGGACTTAATTCGTGCAGATAAGTATATTGATGTAATTATCCCGAGAGGAGGAAAAGGGTTAAAAAGATTTATCATAGAAAACGCAACAATTCCAATGATAGAAACAGGTGCAGGAATCTGTCACATCTTTGTAGACGAAACAGCTGACATAAAGCAGGCATTACCAATCATCGAAAATGCCAAAGTCCAACGCCCAAGCGTATGTAATGCCATCGAAACAACACTTATTCATGAAAATATCGCAAAAGCAATCTTGCCAGAATTAACAGAAATGCTTTTAAAAGATGGTGTAGAGCTAAGGTACAGCAAAGAAGCATTAGAAATTGTTGGAAACAGAAAAGATGTAAAATTGGCAACAGAAGAAGATTTTGGAGCTGAATACTTGGATTTAATAATGTCACTAAAATTAGTTAAAAACATAGATGAAGCAATTGAATACATAAATAATCATGGAACGCACCATTCCGACTCAATCTTGACCAAATCTATAGAAAATGCTGAAAAATTCCTAAACGAAGTAGATTCAGCAAACGTTTATTTAAATGCTTCTACAAGATTTTCTGATGGAGGGGAATTTGGATTCGGTGGAGAAATTGGAATTTCTACACAAAAACTGCATGCTCGTGGGCCTATGGGAATAAGAGAGCTGACTACGACGAAATATGTGATTAGGGGAGAAGGTCAAATAAGGGAATAA